The Rubrobacter naiadicus DNA segment CCGAGGGGGCGCTCGACCTGGAGGCCGCGCGGCGGGGCAATTCCGTCTATCTGCCGGGCCGCGTCGCGCCGATGCTCCCGGCACGGCTCTCCGCGGACGTTTGCTCGCTCGTCCCCGGTGCCGAGCGGGCCGCCGTGACGGTCGAGATGGACCTGGACCACTCCGGGGCTGTACGCGAGAGTCGCATCTACCGCAGCAGGATAGCGAGCGACGCCCGTCTCACGTATGAGGGAGTGGATGCCTTCCTGCGGGGAGAGGGCCGGATCGAGCAGCCGCGGCTCGTCACCGAGGCGCACGAGCTTGCACGTCGGCTGAAGACCCGCGCCGCCGTCCGGGGCAAACTCGAGCTCGAGAGCAGGGAGCCGGAGTACGAGCTCGACGATGATGGGGTGCCGATCTCCGCGAGGATGAGGGGGGCGAGCCCCGCCCGCGAGCTCATCGAGGAGCTCATGATCCTCGCCAACGAGCAGGTGGCGATGGAGATCATAGACCGTCCCGGTGGGATCTTCCGGGTTCACGAGCGGCCGGAGGCACAGGCACTGGAGGAACTCGGGCGTCAGCTGGATGCGATAGGGTTGGCCGATGAACCGTCGCCGGAGAACCTGAGCGTCATAGCCCAGAAGGCCAAGTCCGGGGCCGTGGGGTATCTGATCCTGCGCTCATTGCCCCGGGCGTACTACTCGCCGTCGAACGTCGGGCATTTCGGGCTCGCGCTCGAGAATTACACGCACTTCACCTCCCCGATCCGGCGCTACGCGGACATCCTGGTCCACCGGGCGCTCTTCGGATGCGGGAGATCGGGAGAGGATTTGTGGGAGATCGCCGAGCACATCTCCGAGAGGGAGTTCCGCAGCATGATCTGCGAGCGCACCGCGGACGAGTACACCCTGATGTGGCTGATGCGCGACCGTGTGGGAGAGACCTTCGAGGGTGTGGTCGTGAGCACGACCTCGTTCGGCCTCTTCGTGGAGCTCGAGAGCGGGGCCACGGGGCTCGTGCACGTGAGCAAGCTCCCTGGATGGTGGGAGCTGGACGAGAGTGGTGTGGTACTCTCCAACGACGAGATAGGGGCCTCGTACAGGGTGGGAGACCGGGTCCTCGTGGAACTGCTCGACGTCTTCCCGCTCTACCAGCGGGCCGAGCTGAGGGTGGTGAAGAGACTGTGACCGACCTTGCACGCAACAAAAAAGCCACGCACGACTTCGACATAGAGGAGACCTACGAGGCCGGAATCCAGCTGACCGGTCCGGAGGTCAAATCCGTTCGCGCCGGGCGGGCCAACCTGCGCGAGAGCTACGCCCGGGTCAGGGACGGTGAGGTGTTTCTGCTCGGGGCGCACATCTCGCCGTACCAGAACGCCACCCACGTCCATCAGAACCCGACCCGCGAGCGCAAGCTGCTGCTGCACAGGAAGGAGATAGACCGCCTCGCCGGCAAACTCAACGAACAGGGCAAGACGCTCATCCCCCTGCGGCTCTACACGAAAAACGGCAGGATCAAGATCGAACTCGCCGTCGCCAGCCGCAAGAAGCTCTACGACAAGCGGCGCGAGATCGCCCGCAAGAGCGCCCAGAGGGAGATCGAACGGGCGATGAAGGAGCGCCTGAGGCGTTGATAGAGGTCTCATCGGTGGTAGAATAGACGTCGTCGATGGGGGCGAGTCTGGCTTCGACGGGAGCGGACAGCGTCCTGTGAGACGAGCCGAGTTCGCCGGAGACTCGTTAAACGCCGGCACCTAAAAATACACGCCAACGACGAACCGGAGATGGCGCTGGCTGCGTAAAGAATACTGACGCAGCCCATCGGACCGGGCGGCCCGCGGCCCGGTATCCGGTGTCAGCTTAGCGGGCTTACCTCGTTCGGCTCTGGCCCGGGGCTGACGGGGGAAACTCAGGAGGGCTAGCCCCTCTGCGGCGCCCCGCCCTCGCAGAGTGAGGCGAAAACGAAGGCGGGTGCGACGCTCGTACAATCTCACGGACGGCGCGCTTCCGGACGCGGGTTCGACTCCCGCCGCCTCCACTCTCGAGGCCCGCCAGAAGGCGGGCCTTTCGTTTTTCTCGTGTGAGGGAAAAAGCGCCATCCCAGCGGCTATAATCCAGCCTCGTGAGCGATCCGAGACCTATAGGCGTTTTCGACTCCGGGGTAGGGGGGCTTACCGTTCTCTCGGACATCAGAGACCGGCTGCCTTACGAGCACACCATCTACTTCGGGGATACCGCCAGGGTCCCCTACGGGCCGCGCGATCCCGCGGAGGTCAGGGGCTTCGCCTTCGAGATCGTGGAGTACCTGGTCGGGTTGAACGTCAAGCTGGTCGTCATCGCCTGCAACACGGCTGCTGCGGCGGCCCTGAAGGATCTGCAGGCCAGCTTCGAGGTTCCGATAGTGGGCGTCATAGAACCCGGGGCGAGGGCAGCGGTGCTCGACACGCGCAACCGGAGGGTGGGTGTGCTCGCCACCAAACTCACGGCGGAGAGCGGAGCCTACCGGAGGGCGATCCACGCGTTGGATGCAGGGATAGAGGTGTACGAACAGGCTGCTCCCGAGTTCGTCCCCATGATAGAGCGTGGTATCGTGGACGGTCCGGAGCTGGAGGAGGTCGCCCGGGGATATCTGGAGCCCCTGATCCGTCGCCGCGTGGATGCGGTCATCCTGGGGTGTACCCATTACCCGCTCATCTCCGCGACCATAAACCGGATCCTGGGACCGGAGGTCCGTCTCATCTCCTCTGCCGGGCAGACGGCGCTGGAGGTGAGGAACATCCTCTCTCGCAGAGGTTATCTGCGTCGGCCGCGCAATCTGGAGGACTTCGGCAGGTCGGTCTACGTTTGCAGCGCCGACCCGGAGGAGTTCGCCAGGCTGGGCAGTCGCTTCCTTGAGGAGAGCATAGAAGTAGTCACACCGGCCTCGGCCCTGCAGCGTACCTGAGGGATCTGGACGTGCCGGTGCGTTTGTTATACTAGGTGGCGGCTTTGGCGGGGCGTGGCGCAGCCTGGTAGCGCACCTGCTTTGGGAGCAGGGGGTCGGAGGTTCAAATCCTCTCGCCCCGACACAGGGGGCGCCACCCGTGCGGGTGTAGCTCAATGGCAGAGCTCCAGCCTTCCAAGCTGGCGATGGGGGTTCGATTCCCCTCACCCGCTCTTGCGCCCGTAGCTCAGGGGACAGAGCAGCGGACTTCTAATCCGCCGGCCGCAGGTTCGAATCCTGCCGGGCGCGCCCCCGGCGATTTTGCCGGGTTTTGCTGGTAGAATCATCTGCCGGGAACGTGGTGGCCGTAGCTCAGCCGGTAGAGCATCGGATTGTGGCTCCGAAGGTCGCGGGTTCGAATCCCGTCGGTCACCCTCTCCAATCCACCTTAGATAAGCCGAATGCTCGGAATCTGGGATAACCTCTGGTGGATCCACCAGAGGTCATTGGCAGCAATGCGGCAGCAATAGATCGCCCTGTGCTCAACCGAAGGCTTCATCCAGGCCGTCTACCGCGCCGGCCCCGACGCCTTCGAGCAGGTGCGAGTAGGTGTCCATGGTCTGTGTGATGGAGGAGTATCCGAGGAGCGACTGTACGACTTTCGGGTGCTCGCCGCGCATGAGGAGTGCGGTGGCGAAGGTGTGGCGCAGACTATGGAAGGTGAAGCCTTTCTCCTGGAGGCCGGCCCTCTTCAGCAGTACCTTGTACTCCCGGTAGTAGAAGTTGTTGTGGTCCAGCGGCCTGCCGACACGATTGGGGAAGACCAGATCGTAATCTTCCCAGAGGTCTCCGAGACGCAGCCTCTCCTCGTTTTGCCGCAATCTGTGAGCCCTTAGCGCTGAGGCGGCACTCTTGCTCAGGGGTACCGACCGGCGGCTGGCCTTGTTCTTCGGAGGGCCGAAATCCAGACCACCCTCTGTGACCTTGATCGCCCGGCGGATCGACAGCCGGCGCCCGTCGAGGTCCACGTCCGACCACTTCAGCCCGAGCAACTCGCCCTGTCTGAGGCCCGTATGGACGGCTACGACGTAGAGGGCCTCATTGCGCTCGCCGCGTGCAGCTTCGAGGAGCGCGCGGACCTGGTCGGGGGAGAGCGCTCTTACGTCCTTCCGGCTGCGGCTGCTGCGTGGTCTTTCACCGGCTGCCACGTTGCGTGGGATCAGGTCGTCTCGCACGGCCTGCGTGAGGGCTTTCTGCAGGGTGACGTGTATGTAGTCAACGGAGCGGGGGAGAGAGCTTCTTTCCCTTCTCAGCATAGAGTGCGCGGACCTCGGCCCGACAGAGCTCCCGGAGCTTCTTCCGGCCCAACACGGGGTTGATGTGCCTCTTTACGATGCCGGCATAGCGTACGTAGGTGCTGTGCGCCATCTTGCCGGCGTCCACGAGTGGCTTCAGGGAGTCTGCCAGCCACCGCTCCAGGTACTCCGCCACCGTGAGCCTGCCGGCGTCGAAGACCACGCCGCCTGAGGCGCCGGCCCAAGCTTTTGCGAGTGCTTCGCGAGCCTCCGTCTTCGTCTTGCCGGAGACGTAGCGCCGTTTGCCGTCCGGCCCGAAGTACGCGCCCCTCCAGCTCGTGATCCTGACCTGCCTGTTCCGGCGTGGGAATACGTCCCCATCGCCATTGGCTCGCTGTTTGCTGCGCTCCATCTACTCCTCCTTCATCAACTCTTTCGGCTCCACTTCGAGCGACTGTGCCAGCCTGCGCACCGTGCGGGGCCACGCCCACTCTTTCTTTTCTCTATGCTGCGTGGGCTATGGGTGAGAGAGGAGAGCCACATCCGGATGCTTTGCGCAACTTCGAGCGGGCTTACGTGCCTGAGGGTAAGATCCGCTACGCTCTGAGGGATCGGGACAAGAGGAGGCCGTTTGGCGTTTGGGGTTACAGTGAGGGGGCGGGCAACTGGGAGGAGCTGCGCGAGGCGATCAGGGAGGGGCTGGCGGTCTGGCCGGCGGTCTTCAGCCACCGGGACGAGTGGGGTGTGACGTACGATGTTGATATGGTCGTATCCGGTCCTTCGGGCAGGGAGGCTCCGGTGAGGACGAAGTGGATCTACAGGGTGGGGGAGGACTTTCCACGTCTGGTCACCCTCTACGTGAGGACCACGCAGTGGCGGAGAGAGGGGCGGAGGGAGGAGCTGTAGGTTAAAATCCTGGTATGTCGAACGTTACGGCGTACAGAGAGCTTGATGAGATACGGGCCCCGCAAGGCATCCCCGAGATAGACGTCTCTGCCGGCGATAGGGGGGTGGTGGTGGAGATCTTCGAGCATCCCCGCCCCGCCGTGCTGGTGGAGTATACGGACGATGAGGGGCAGAGCAAGGCTCTCGTGACCTACTCGCCGGACCTGAGAAGGATCCTCTCCGTCGTCCCGGAACGCACCTAGAGCGTATCTTGGGAGTTCGTTCGGCAGTTTAGCCCTCTGGCAATCCGTCTATGTCCAGCCGCGCAAGCGGCGCAGCCTGGCCCGATCTTCTGGCCTGAAGCGCTTCGAGTTCGTGCAGGGTCTTGTAGAGAAGCCGGCAGAGATGCGCCTCGTAGCGGGTTATCTTCTCCAGCGTCGTCTCGTCCGGTAGGAGCCGCTCCCGGCTCATCCGTTCGAGGTCCCGCTCCACCTGCTCCGCCTGGTACTTCGCGCTGAGCGCCTCCCTTCGGGCCTCTTCCGTGGCTACCTTAAGGAGCGCTTCGGGATCTTCGCCTGTGGCCCTTGCGATGGCCTCAAGACCGGCCCGGACCAAGCCGGCTGTCCAGCCCTCGAACTCTTCCCACTCGACACCTTCAGGTAAACCGGGGATGGAAAGACGCGAGAGGATCTCCTCTTCGGGTAGCAGGTCAGCTCCACCCCGCCGGGTTGGTAGAATGAAAGCATGAGAAGTCTCAAGGCGGTAGGGTTCGGGCTCGCCATCGCGCTCATCGTGGAGCTGCTTCTGGTCTTCGGCATCGCGGCGCCCATATTCACCGCCTTCGTCCCCGAGAGCCTGGCTCGTACGTCTGCCCTTGCGGACGGGGTGGTGGTCGTTGCTGCGGCTGTCGGGATGTACTGGGGAGGGATGGCGGCCGGGTACAAGGCCGTGCACCGCCCCCGGCTGCACGGGGTCGCGGTGGCCGTGCTGCTGTTCGTGGTCTCGCCGGCTCTGAACCTCGCTGCTGCGCACGATCCTTTCGTCCAGCTTCGGGATTCGGGGTTCCTCTTGCTGTGCGGCGTATTGTTCGCAATCTCCGTGGCCGCTTCTTTCGTCGGGGCGGGGCGGGGCTGGCAGCTTCAGATCTACAACCGGAAGGTGAAACGTACCGAACGGCGCCTCGGGAAGCGCTAGCGGGCTCTCTCGCCGAGCAGGATCCTGCCCTCGAGATCCAGGCGTGCGTTGGGGATTATTTCGATGGGGTCGGAGCCCTCTGCCGCGAGACGTACCCTGGATTCGTCGGTCGTGAGGGATTCACAGATGTAGCGTCTCCAGCCCAGCTCTCCCCACGAAAACGTGATCGATACCGGTCCATCGGGGTTTTCCTGCTCGACCAGGACGTCCGGCAGGCCGAACGATTTTATCGTCGCGGCGGCCGTGAGCGTGTGGTCGCTGGCGTTGAATCGTTCCACCGCGGCCAGCAATCGATGCGTGGGATCGGCGGAGTTGTGAGGGGGGGACGCTCGTTCTGCGAGGGCTTGATCCTGCACCTCCGGCTCATCGCCGGGGAGGCCTTCTCCTCCTTTTTCCCTCTGAGGTTGCGTTTCCAGGTGGGAGCCTCTGCGGTATGCCTCCTCACGGTTTGCTTCTTCCAGAGCGCGACGGAGGGCGAGGTTCTCCTCCTTCAGCTGTCGTAGCCGCTCGTTGTAGGTGCGCAGCTCGGTCTCACGTCTGAGGCGCATCCCTTCGAGTTCTTCCTCGAGAACGGCCATCTCGTGCTGGTTTCGTTTCTGCTGGGCTTCCAGCCGGTCCAGGAAGGCGCGCCTGTCGGCTTCCCGCTGCTCGGTGAGCGAGGCGAGCCTCTTCTCGAAGGCTTCTTCGGCTTCCCTGAGGCGCCTGGCGAACGTCCGGCGCAACTCACGTTCGCGTGTCTCCGCGACGCTCTTTATCCGGCGCACCTCGTCTTCCGGTGCATGCCCGGTTTCTTCCAGTGCTCTCTCGCGCGCTGCGACCTCCGCCCGGGCTGCCTTCAGCGCCACGGTGGCCTGAGCCAGCTCGTGCCGGAGTCCTGCGATCTCCCGCTCGAGGCTTTCGACGAGGAGCCCCGCGGCTTCGAGCTGGCTCTCGAGTTCGCGTTCGGCTTCTCGTTCCCCTCCGCTCATGCTCTCTCGCGTTCGAATGCTACCGCTGCCGGCAGGCGATCCGCCACCCGCATCAGGGTAGCCTCTTGGGGGGCTGTGGTAAGGTACCTCTCAGGGAAAAGGGTTCAGCTCTCTCCGGTCTTGCGGCACTCGGGGCAGATACCCTCGAGCACCAGGTCGGCCGAGGTCACCTCGTACGGTGTGTTCTCCTGCACCCTGGCTTTCAGGTCGCCCATCTCTATCCCCGGCACTTCCGAGACCCTGCCGCAGCGGATGCAGCGGATGTCGAGGTGGGGTTCCAGGTTCAGGTCGTAGCGGATCGGGGATTCGGCCCAGTGCTTGGAGCTTATCACCCCTATCTCCTCGAGAACCGAGAGAGCCTGGTAGACGGTGCCGAGCGCGATGCGCGGGTTCTTACGCTTGACGATCAGATAAACTTCTTCGGCCGAAGGGTGTCCGTCGGCCTGCCTCAGGGCGTCGAGCACCGCCCGGCGCTGAGCGGTCAGCGTGTATCCGGACCTGCGGAATTTCTCTCTTATGTTCTCGTCAACCTTGCTGGACGGCATGTAGCACCCTATCGATAACCATTCCTGATCTGGAGTTTACCACACGGTTCTGGCGCCGCCTCGGTGTACCATACCGGTTACGCGATGATCGCCGGATGGACAATGAACTTTTTTATCACCCTCCGAAACCTTTGCGTGCTGCTCCTGCGGAGGCGGCCGGAGTACGTGTGGCTCAACGTGCGGGGGGAGCTGCCGGAGTTCTCTCGCAGGGTCGGCGTGCTGCGTCGGCGCCTGCTGCCCTCGCCCGGGCAGCCCAGTCTGGAGGAGATCCGGTATAGGCTGGAAATCTCCCGTCGAGCCGGTGTGGGCGTACTGCTCCGCGTGGGGGAACTCGGCGCCGGCTTCGCTGCGCTGGAGGAACTGCGCCGGGAGATAGTACGCTTTCGAGAGGCGGGGGGACGGGTGGTCGCCTATCTGGACTCCGTCGATACCCGGTCTTATTATCTGGCGTGCGCGGCGGAGAGGATCTTCTGTCCGCCGTCGGCGACCGTCGCCGTGACCGGGGTGCGTACCCGGGTCACCTTTCTCAAGGACGCCCTGGACCGCATCGGCGTCGAAGCCGAAGTACTCGCCGTCTCGCCCTACAAGTCTGCGGGGGAGGTCTTCACCCGCAACGACTTCTCCCGGGAGGCCCGGGAGCAGGCCGAGAGGCTCCTCGAGCGCAGGTACGAGGCGCTGGTCGAGGCCATCGCGCACGGGCGCAATCTGACGCCGGAGAAGGTGCGCGAGCTCGTGGACGGAGCTCCCTACGGAGCCGGGCGCGCCGTGGAGCTCGGGCTCATCGACGGGGCCTGCTACGAGGACGAGCTCCCCGGAGTCCTCGGTGTGGAAAGGAAGCGCGTGGCCGGGTGGGGCGCTGCCCGCCGGGCGCTGCCGCGGCCCTACCGCAGTACGAAGCGCAGGAAGGTGGCCGTTGTGGAGCTCCGCGGGACCATAACCCGGGGCAGGAGCCGCAGGTTGCCGTTGCCCGTTCCGCTGGTGGGTGCCGAGCAGGCCGGGAGCGACTCGGTCGTCCGCTCGCTCAGGGCAGCCGAGGGTAGCAGATCCGTTGCTGCCGTGCTCTTCCTCGTCGACTCCGGTGGTGGTGACGCTCTGGCCTCCGACCTGATCTGGCGTGAGGTGGAGAGGATTCGACGCAAGAAGCCCGTGGTCGCTCTCATGGGTAATGCGGCCGCCTCCGGCGGGTACTACGTCTGCGCCCCGGCCAGCCACATAGTCGCCCGCTCGACCACCCTGACCGGCTCTATCGGGGTGTTCGTGACCCGTCCCGTGGCTCTCCGGCTCTACCGCAGGGTTGGGGTGCATCCGGTCTCGATCGAGCGCGGGAGGCACGCCGGGATCTTCGACGAGAGCCGGCCGCCGACCGAGGAGGAGATGAGGATCCTCGGCGAGGAGCTTCGCAGGAGCTACGAGGAGTTCAAGGAGAAGGTGTGCCGGGGACGTGGTATCCCGGTCCGGTCCCTGGAACGGATCGCCGGGGGTAGGGT contains these protein-coding regions:
- a CDS encoding DUF6883 domain-containing protein, with protein sequence MGERGEPHPDALRNFERAYVPEGKIRYALRDRDKRRPFGVWGYSEGAGNWEELREAIREGLAVWPAVFSHRDEWGVTYDVDMVVSGPSGREAPVRTKWIYRVGEDFPRLVTLYVRTTQWRREGRREEL
- a CDS encoding tyrosine-type recombinase/integrase, which translates into the protein MLRRERSSLPRSVDYIHVTLQKALTQAVRDDLIPRNVAAGERPRSSRSRKDVRALSPDQVRALLEAARGERNEALYVVAVHTGLRQGELLGLKWSDVDLDGRRLSIRRAIKVTEGGLDFGPPKNKASRRSVPLSKSAASALRAHRLRQNEERLRLGDLWEDYDLVFPNRVGRPLDHNNFYYREYKVLLKRAGLQEKGFTFHSLRHTFATALLMRGEHPKVVQSLLGYSSITQTMDTYSHLLEGVGAGAVDGLDEAFG
- a CDS encoding ribonuclease R family protein, whose translation is MILPAVLVRRGKYSIADPLFVEERRPVLVARRARRGAEAGDLVLVDVHETRRSLRGEVVRVIGTSEDPRNVYEALFASIGTSPRFPRRVEEEAEKVAGRGFSERRKDLRALPTVTIDGEDAMDFDDAISVERTSDGYRVWVHIADVTHYVDPEGALDLEAARRGNSVYLPGRVAPMLPARLSADVCSLVPGAERAAVTVEMDLDHSGAVRESRIYRSRIASDARLTYEGVDAFLRGEGRIEQPRLVTEAHELARRLKTRAAVRGKLELESREPEYELDDDGVPISARMRGASPARELIEELMILANEQVAMEIIDRPGGIFRVHERPEAQALEELGRQLDAIGLADEPSPENLSVIAQKAKSGAVGYLILRSLPRAYYSPSNVGHFGLALENYTHFTSPIRRYADILVHRALFGCGRSGEDLWEIAEHISEREFRSMICERTADEYTLMWLMRDRVGETFEGVVVSTTSFGLFVELESGATGLVHVSKLPGWWELDESGVVLSNDEIGASYRVGDRVLVELLDVFPLYQRAELRVVKRL
- a CDS encoding Fur family transcriptional regulator: MPSSKVDENIREKFRRSGYTLTAQRRAVLDALRQADGHPSAEEVYLIVKRKNPRIALGTVYQALSVLEEIGVISSKHWAESPIRYDLNLEPHLDIRCIRCGRVSEVPGIEMGDLKARVQENTPYEVTSADLVLEGICPECRKTGES
- the smpB gene encoding SsrA-binding protein SmpB; this translates as MTDLARNKKATHDFDIEETYEAGIQLTGPEVKSVRAGRANLRESYARVRDGEVFLLGAHISPYQNATHVHQNPTRERKLLLHRKEIDRLAGKLNEQGKTLIPLRLYTKNGRIKIELAVASRKKLYDKRREIARKSAQREIERAMKERLRR
- a CDS encoding S49 family peptidase, whose amino-acid sequence is MNFFITLRNLCVLLLRRRPEYVWLNVRGELPEFSRRVGVLRRRLLPSPGQPSLEEIRYRLEISRRAGVGVLLRVGELGAGFAALEELRREIVRFREAGGRVVAYLDSVDTRSYYLACAAERIFCPPSATVAVTGVRTRVTFLKDALDRIGVEAEVLAVSPYKSAGEVFTRNDFSREAREQAERLLERRYEALVEAIAHGRNLTPEKVRELVDGAPYGAGRAVELGLIDGACYEDELPGVLGVERKRVAGWGAARRALPRPYRSTKRRKVAVVELRGTITRGRSRRLPLPVPLVGAEQAGSDSVVRSLRAAEGSRSVAAVLFLVDSGGGDALASDLIWREVERIRRKKPVVALMGNAAASGGYYVCAPASHIVARSTTLTGSIGVFVTRPVALRLYRRVGVHPVSIERGRHAGIFDESRPPTEEEMRILGEELRRSYEEFKEKVCRGRGIPVRSLERIAGGRVWSGAEAHEIGLVDEIGGFREALSRAGELAGIEGVSERDLVRVGEPKGYLVAGELLEEPEEVTRSLTRAFGSGVWAAVPYHIGEHW
- a CDS encoding DUF4926 domain-containing protein, producing MSNVTAYRELDEIRAPQGIPEIDVSAGDRGVVVEIFEHPRPAVLVEYTDDEGQSKALVTYSPDLRRILSVVPERT
- the murI gene encoding glutamate racemase — its product is MSDPRPIGVFDSGVGGLTVLSDIRDRLPYEHTIYFGDTARVPYGPRDPAEVRGFAFEIVEYLVGLNVKLVVIACNTAAAAALKDLQASFEVPIVGVIEPGARAAVLDTRNRRVGVLATKLTAESGAYRRAIHALDAGIEVYEQAAPEFVPMIERGIVDGPELEEVARGYLEPLIRRRVDAVILGCTHYPLISATINRILGPEVRLISSAGQTALEVRNILSRRGYLRRPRNLEDFGRSVYVCSADPEEFARLGSRFLEESIEVVTPASALQRT